One genomic region from Leptolyngbyaceae cyanobacterium JSC-12 encodes:
- a CDS encoding hypothetical protein (IMG reference gene:2510096107), with the protein MYREFAGGAEEISLELAQAIMFGSIKHAARLGFNPIGISKQSVPILARGMANELLTLAIGVSRFTSTVPMMI; encoded by the coding sequence ATGTATCGGGAGTTTGCAGGTGGTGCAGAAGAAATTTCGCTGGAACTGGCGCAGGCGATCATGTTTGGCAGCATTAAGCACGCTGCAAGGTTAGGCTTTAACCCCATCGGGATTTCGAAGCAGTCCGTGCCGATCTTGGCACGTGGAATGGCGAATGAACTATTAACTTTGGCTATCGGGGTAAGCCGTTTTACGTCAACGGTTCCTATGATGATCTGA
- a CDS encoding hypothetical protein (IMG reference gene:2510096105), which yields MDFLTSTLLAGVLLTISVMIPPATAQPLSANRSAWQLSPVVDVAPMHVVKTGGQPKHRGSGRRELVNFVEPVIG from the coding sequence ATGGACTTTCTCACTTCTACCCTACTCGCTGGAGTCTTACTAACGATTTCTGTAATGATTCCTCCTGCAACAGCCCAGCCACTTTCTGCTAATCGTTCTGCTTGGCAACTATCGCCTGTTGTTGATGTTGCTCCAATGCACGTAGTTAAAACGGGCGGTCAACCCAAACATCGAGGTAGCGGACGGCGTGAATTGGTAAACTTTGTGGAACCTGTAATAGGTTAA
- a CDS encoding hypothetical protein (IMG reference gene:2510096108), with amino-acid sequence MTSKQEQAIADLCSRNLALKQIARQLGLRPVEVSAFLKTRAEEATVARVAAGELNPVFQCLVNKNCLDVLISPLLNTTTNDAIDNAETNLVNQGNLVN; translated from the coding sequence ATGACTTCTAAACAAGAACAGGCGATCGCCGACCTCTGTTCCCGCAATCTAGCTCTCAAACAAATTGCCCGCCAACTGGGGCTACGTCCGGTTGAGGTTAGTGCTTTTCTTAAAACTCGGGCAGAAGAGGCAACCGTTGCTCGTGTGGCAGCAGGCGAACTCAATCCTGTGTTTCAATGTTTAGTAAACAAAAATTGTTTAGATGTTTTGATCTCGCCGCTGTTAAACACAACAACCAATGATGCCATCGATAATGCCGAAACGAATTTAGTTAACCAGGGGAATTTAGTTAACTAG
- a CDS encoding Peptidase family S48 (IMG reference gene:2510096106~PFAM: Peptidase family S48) → MTNDLDLIKRLGPSAMDQIMLYLAFSAMRTSGHRHGAFLDAAATAAKCAIYMTYLEQDQNLRMTGHLHHIEPKRVKAIVEEVKEALTEGKLLKMLGSQEPRYLIQFPYVWMEQFPWQPGRSRIATSSLTSEEKRQIEQKLTIDNLPDAQFINSFQFLELIEFLHTRSQEDFPPERRMPISEALAEHIKRRLLYSGTVTRIDSPWGMPFYALTRASYSPAEEEERTYIMVEDTARYFRLMNDWANRHPKAMRALEELDIPPEQIDAAMQELDEIIRAWADKYHQVGGTPFILQMAMGIREG, encoded by the coding sequence ATGACCAATGATCTCGATCTGATCAAGCGCCTTGGTCCTAGTGCGATGGATCAGATTATGCTCTATCTTGCTTTTAGTGCAATGCGAACTAGTGGGCATCGGCATGGCGCATTTCTGGATGCGGCAGCGACGGCCGCTAAGTGTGCGATTTATATGACCTACTTAGAGCAAGATCAAAATCTCCGCATGACTGGGCATCTTCACCACATTGAGCCGAAGCGCGTGAAGGCTATTGTGGAAGAAGTGAAAGAGGCGTTAACTGAAGGGAAACTGCTCAAGATGTTGGGTTCTCAGGAACCACGCTATCTAATTCAGTTTCCTTATGTATGGATGGAGCAGTTTCCCTGGCAGCCAGGGCGATCGCGGATTGCAACCTCTAGCCTCACCTCAGAAGAAAAGCGGCAGATTGAGCAAAAGCTGACTATTGATAATTTGCCAGATGCCCAATTTATTAACTCGTTTCAGTTTTTGGAGTTAATTGAGTTCCTGCACACGCGATCGCAAGAAGACTTCCCTCCAGAACGTCGGATGCCTATCAGTGAAGCCCTTGCAGAACATATTAAACGTCGCCTGCTCTACTCTGGCACCGTTACCCGCATTGATTCTCCCTGGGGCATGCCCTTTTATGCGCTGACTCGTGCCTCCTACTCTCCAGCAGAAGAAGAAGAGCGTACTTACATCATGGTGGAAGATACTGCTCGCTATTTTCGTCTAATGAATGACTGGGCAAATCGCCACCCCAAAGCCATGCGAGCGTTAGAGGAGTTGGACATTCCGCCCGAACAGATTGATGCCGCTATGCAAGAACTGGATGAAATCATTCGTGCCTGGGCAGATAAATATCATCAGGTTGGCGGTACTCCCTTTATCTTGCAAATGGCAATGGGGATTCGGGAAGGGTAA
- a CDS encoding NADH:ubiquinone oxidoreductase 49 kD subunit 7 (IMG reference gene:2510096104~PFAM: Respiratory-chain NADH dehydrogenase, 49 Kd subunit) has product MLTSAAGRLDSRQSLLIIKKTQLSKIATIRRRTDHKGNQLPMAMIETKTEPMILNMGPHHPSMHGVLRLIVTLDGENVLDCEPVIGYLHRGMEKIAENRTTVMYVPYVSRWDYAAGMFNEAITVNAPEKLAGIPVPKRASYIRVIMLELNRIANHLLWFGPFLADVGAQTPFFYQFREREMIYDLWEAATGYRMVNNNYWRIGGVAADLPYGWVDKCLDFCDYFMPKVDEYEKLVTDNPIFRRRVEGIGTISREDAINWGLSGPMLRGSGVKWDLRKVDHYECYDDFDWEVQWETAGDAFARYVVRMREMRESVRIIRQACKGLPGGPYENLEAKRMAEGSKSEWNDFDYQFIGKKLAPTWKIPAGEHYVRLESGKGELGVFIMGNDNVFPWRFKVRPADFNNLQILPHLLRGMKVADIVAILGSIDVIMGSVDR; this is encoded by the coding sequence ATGCTCACTTCAGCAGCAGGTAGACTAGATTCCAGACAATCACTCCTTATAATTAAGAAAACGCAATTAAGTAAAATTGCTACTATTCGCCGCAGAACCGATCACAAGGGGAACCAATTGCCTATGGCAATGATTGAAACCAAAACCGAACCCATGATTCTTAACATGGGACCCCACCATCCCTCGATGCACGGGGTATTGAGGTTAATCGTGACTCTGGATGGAGAAAATGTCCTCGACTGTGAACCTGTCATTGGTTATCTCCACCGAGGAATGGAGAAAATTGCCGAGAATCGCACAACTGTGATGTATGTGCCCTATGTCAGCCGTTGGGACTATGCTGCGGGAATGTTTAATGAGGCAATTACTGTCAATGCTCCTGAAAAACTGGCAGGTATCCCAGTTCCCAAACGCGCCAGCTACATCCGTGTCATTATGCTGGAACTAAACCGGATTGCTAATCACTTGCTATGGTTTGGTCCCTTTCTGGCAGATGTAGGAGCGCAAACTCCCTTCTTCTATCAATTTCGCGAGCGAGAAATGATCTATGACCTGTGGGAAGCTGCAACTGGCTACCGCATGGTCAACAATAACTATTGGAGAATCGGTGGTGTCGCGGCTGACCTGCCCTACGGTTGGGTGGATAAGTGCCTCGACTTCTGCGATTACTTTATGCCTAAGGTAGATGAGTACGAGAAGTTGGTGACTGATAACCCGATTTTCCGTCGGCGAGTAGAAGGAATTGGTACAATCAGCCGCGAAGATGCTATCAACTGGGGCTTGTCCGGTCCGATGTTGCGCGGGTCTGGGGTCAAGTGGGATTTGCGGAAGGTAGACCACTACGAGTGTTATGACGACTTTGACTGGGAAGTCCAATGGGAAACGGCAGGTGATGCTTTCGCACGGTATGTAGTCCGAATGCGGGAGATGCGAGAATCAGTCAGGATTATTCGGCAAGCATGTAAAGGTTTACCTGGTGGACCCTACGAAAACCTAGAAGCTAAGCGCATGGCAGAAGGTTCCAAGTCTGAGTGGAACGATTTTGATTATCAGTTCATCGGTAAAAAGCTGGCTCCCACTTGGAAGATTCCCGCTGGTGAGCACTATGTACGCTTAGAAAGTGGTAAGGGTGAGTTAGGCGTGTTTATTATGGGCAACGACAATGTCTTTCCCTGGCGCTTCAAAGTCCGTCCAGCTGATTTCAACAACTTGCAAATTTTGCCTCACTTGCTGCGCGGCATGAAAGTTGCAGACATTGTGGCAATTCTGGGCAGCATCGACGTAATCATGGGATCGGTTGATCGCTAG